A window of Micromonospora eburnea genomic DNA:
ATCGCCCGTCGGCCGGTGCCGTCCCCGTACGCCCGCCGGGGTGAGCCGCTGCCGGAGCGGCGGATTGTTCCCGAAAGGACGGCGCCGGGACATCTCCCAGATTGCTCTGATCGGCAGATCAGAGCCGCTTGTGACCGGCCGTTCCGGCCGCCTATCGTTCGCTCACCCTGCCCGCTCGTCGAGGGAGCGTACATCGATGAGTATCACCGTTCCCGCTGTCGCCGCCCCGCCGGAGGGGCTGCTCGCCGTCGGAGAATCCGTCGCCACCAACGGCCTGCCAACTACCGCGGCGGAGGCCGTTGACCGGCACCTGGCCGGCGCGGCCGAGCTGGAGCAGGCGGTCTGGGCGAGCGCCCGGTCCGCCCCGACCCGGCTGCGGGCGGCCGCCGGCCTGCTGCTGGCCGCAGTGGTCGCCACCGGCCTGAACTGGGCGCAGTCGCTGGCCTGGCTGCGGGGCGACGCCGACCCGGCCACGGACACCCCGGACGAGGGGAGGACGCCTCGGATCTCGGGCCCTGAGGGGCGCGCCGCGGCCGAGGCGGCGTTCCTGCGCAACGAGGCGGAGTGGACGGCCTGGTACCGCCGGACCCGGGAGGAGATCGGGTCGTCGGGCACCGAACTGGGGCAGTGGCGTCGGCACCTCTGCGACACGCTGGCGGACCTGCGCCGGCTGGAGCGCGCCAACCGACTCGACGCGCCGTCCGGGTCGATCTTCCGACGGCTGGTCGGGCTGCACCAGGAACGGCTCGGCCTCACCGCCGCCGAACGGGCCCAGGCCGGCTGGCTGGTCTCCCTGGTCCTGCTCCGCAGCGCACCCCGGGGCCCGTTCTTCGCCGACGGCCCACAGGCTCTGGACCGTCGCCTGCACGAGGAGACGAAGTACGCGCTCGCGACGATCATCGACCAGATGCCGGATCTGGTCGGCGCCGGCACCGAGGGCCGACAGCCGCTGCCCACGCGCGGCACCCCGCTGCCGCTGGCCCGGCCGGACGCGCCACCGTCGGACCTGCCCGGGCTGGCCGAGGCGCTGCTCGCCCGGCGCAGCGCCTACGGCACGTACGAGGGCCCACTCAGCGCCGACGAGCTGGGCCGGCTGCTCTTCTACTCCGCCGCGGTCACCGGTGAGAAGACCATGCCGGGCGCGGAGGCGCCGTTGTCGGTCCGGCCGCACCCGAGCGGCGGCAGCCGCTACCCGATCCGGCTGCTGCTCTACTGCCACGACGTGCAGGGCGTGCCGCGCGGGCTGTACCTGCACGACGCCGAGGCGCACGCGCTGCTCCCGCTCGACGACCGGGACCTGACCGGCGAGCTGATCCCGGCCGTGCCGGCGACCGACCCGCGGCTGCCCGCCACCAAGGCGGGCGGCAAGATCGACGCTGCCGGGTGTCCACTCTGGGTCTTCCTGGTCGCCGACCTGACCTACCAGCGGCTGCACTACGGGCTGCGCTCCTACCGGCTGGTGCTGCTGGAGGGCGGACATGTGGCACAGAATCTGTCCCTGGTCTCGGCCGGGCTGGGTCTGTCCAGCGTCGGCCTGTGCGGCTTCTACGACGACGCGCTGCACGGCGCGCTCGGCCTGGACGGGGTGAACTCCGCCGTGCTCTACACCTACCTGGTCGGCCGGGTGACCGCCCCGGCCCCGCCGGCCTGACCGGACCGGCCGCACCGCGCCGCGCTGCCCCGCGCCCGCCGCTGCCCCGCGCCCGCCGCTGGCCGGCGCGCGGGCCGCCCGGCCGGCGGGCCCGACAGCCCGCCGGACACGCCGGGCGGGCCGCCACGGCTTCGACGGTTCGTCAACGGCCGGGTACCCGGTGAGATGATGAACGTATGCAGGTTGGCATCCTCGGGCCGCTGGTGGTGGCCGCCGACGGGCGGCAGGTGGAGATCGGTGGCGCCCGGCTGCGTCGGCTGCTGATCCTGCTCGCCCTCGAGGTCGGCCGCACCGTGACCGTGGAGGCGTTGACCGAGGCACTGTGGGCGGAGACCGCCCCCAGCGACCCGACCAACGCCGTGCAGTCCCTGGTGTCCCGGCTGCGTCGGGCGCTGCCGGTCACCTCGGCCCTGCACTCCGCGCACGGCGGATACCGGCTGGCGCTGCCCCGGGAGGCGGTGGACGCGTACCGGTTCGAGCGGTTGGCCCGCGAGGGCCAGCGGGCGCTGCGGGCCGGGGATCCGGCCACCGCGACCACCCGCCTGGACGAGGCGCTGTCCCTGTGGCGCGGGCCGGCCCTCGCCGATGCCACCGACGCGCGGTACGCGGCGGCGGCCGCGGCCCGCCTGGAGGAGCTGCGACTCTCCGCCCTGGAGGACCGGGCCGAGGCCGACCTGGTCGCCGGCCGGGGCGACCAGCTCGTCGCCGAGCTGGAGGAGCTGGCCGCCCGGCACCCGCTGCGGGAGCGCATCCGGGCGCTGCTGATGAGCGCGCTCTACGGCACCGGCCGGCAGGCCGAGGCGCTGCGCTCCTACGAGGAGTTCCGGGCCCGGCTCGCCGAGGAACTGGGCGTCGACCCGTCCCCCCGGGTACGCGACCTGCACGTGGCGATGCTCCGCGGCGATTTCGCGCTGCCGACCGCCGCCGCCCCGTCGTCGGCTGCCGGGCCCGGGTCGGCGACCGTGCCCGGGGCGGCGCCGGCCGGGCCGCCGCCCGCACCCGTGGCCGCCCGGCCGGTCGTCCCGCCCGGCAACCTGCGCGCCCCACTGACGACCTTCGTGGGCCGCGACGGCGAGCTGCGGCGGCTCAGCGACCAGCTTCGGGACGGGCGGCTGGTGACCCTGGTGGGCCCGGGCGGTGCCGGCAAGACCCGGTTGGCCAGCACGCTGGCCGGTTCGCTGGCCGCCACCCACCCGGGCGGCGCGTGGCTGGTGGAACTGGCGGCCGTCACCGATCCGGACGACGTGCCGCAGGTGATCGTACGGGCGCTCGGCCTGCGCGAGGCGGGTCTGCTGGACGGCCCCG
This region includes:
- a CDS encoding SagB family peptide dehydrogenase — encoded protein: MSITVPAVAAPPEGLLAVGESVATNGLPTTAAEAVDRHLAGAAELEQAVWASARSAPTRLRAAAGLLLAAVVATGLNWAQSLAWLRGDADPATDTPDEGRTPRISGPEGRAAAEAAFLRNEAEWTAWYRRTREEIGSSGTELGQWRRHLCDTLADLRRLERANRLDAPSGSIFRRLVGLHQERLGLTAAERAQAGWLVSLVLLRSAPRGPFFADGPQALDRRLHEETKYALATIIDQMPDLVGAGTEGRQPLPTRGTPLPLARPDAPPSDLPGLAEALLARRSAYGTYEGPLSADELGRLLFYSAAVTGEKTMPGAEAPLSVRPHPSGGSRYPIRLLLYCHDVQGVPRGLYLHDAEAHALLPLDDRDLTGELIPAVPATDPRLPATKAGGKIDAAGCPLWVFLVADLTYQRLHYGLRSYRLVLLEGGHVAQNLSLVSAGLGLSSVGLCGFYDDALHGALGLDGVNSAVLYTYLVGRVTAPAPPA